A genome region from Ligilactobacillus cholophilus includes the following:
- a CDS encoding SprT family protein, protein MKEYELQKLVEKISCDYFNAPFNHTVTLNQRLRTTGGRYLLASHNIEINPKIIENYDKGVLIGVIKHELCHYHLHINHKGYQHRNTDFKLLLKKVNGLRYAPATLNTKIKVVYECIKCKKQYPRRRHINTDHYCCSNCGGKLKIIQEHSN, encoded by the coding sequence ATTAAAGAATATGAATTGCAAAAATTAGTTGAGAAAATTTCTTGTGATTATTTTAATGCACCATTTAATCATACAGTAACTTTAAATCAGCGTTTAAGAACGACAGGTGGGCGCTATTTACTGGCTAGTCATAATATCGAAATAAACCCCAAAATTATTGAAAATTATGATAAAGGTGTTCTAATAGGAGTAATAAAACATGAATTATGCCACTATCATTTACATATAAATCATAAGGGTTATCAGCATAGAAATACTGATTTTAAATTATTATTAAAAAAAGTGAATGGTTTAAGATACGCTCCAGCAACTTTAAATACAAAAATTAAAGTTGTTTATGAATGTATAAAATGTAAAAAACAATATCCGAGAAGAAGGCATATAAATACTGATCATTATTGTTGCTCAAATTGTGGAGGAAAGTTAAAAATAATTCAAGAACATTCAAATTAG
- a CDS encoding beta-ketoacyl-ACP synthase III: MSEGIKLTASASYLPERVVTNDELSEIMDTTDEWIQAHTGIKTRHYAIDEDSSEMATKVALKLLKEANVDAKDIDLIILSTISPDALTPSTAALVQKNIGASNAFAYDLSAACAGFIFGYSTADKFLHSAQYNKAMVISVENNSKMMDFKDRTSAVFFGDGAAGVLLEKEPNSSDTLLAEKMCTDGDMGSVNSGRIKPLSKISSENYPQAKAFYQNGPAVFNFVTSTVIDHMKEFMKQNNVKPDDIDLVIPHQANLRLLEKISEGLNIPFEKFAVNVDYAGNTSSVGIPLALDEELKKGNKPKKALLTGFGAGLVYGSLLLDLS; the protein is encoded by the coding sequence ATGTCAGAAGGAATTAAATTAACTGCAAGTGCGTCATATTTACCAGAACGTGTGGTAACTAATGATGAATTAAGTGAAATTATGGATACTACGGATGAATGGATTCAGGCGCATACAGGAATTAAAACTAGACATTATGCAATTGATGAAGATTCTTCAGAAATGGCAACAAAGGTTGCGTTAAAATTATTAAAAGAAGCTAATGTCGATGCTAAAGATATTGATTTGATTATTTTATCAACAATTTCTCCAGATGCCTTAACGCCTTCAACTGCTGCGTTAGTACAAAAAAATATTGGTGCATCAAATGCTTTTGCATATGATTTATCCGCAGCATGTGCAGGATTTATTTTTGGATATAGTACCGCTGATAAGTTTTTACATAGTGCACAGTATAATAAAGCTATGGTTATCAGTGTTGAAAATAATTCTAAAATGATGGACTTTAAAGATCGTACATCTGCAGTATTTTTTGGCGATGGTGCTGCGGGAGTATTATTAGAAAAAGAACCTAACTCTTCTGATACTTTACTTGCTGAAAAAATGTGTACAGATGGAGATATGGGATCAGTTAACAGTGGTAGAATTAAGCCATTAAGTAAAATTTCAAGTGAAAATTACCCTCAAGCGAAAGCTTTTTATCAAAATGGACCAGCAGTATTTAATTTTGTTACTTCAACTGTAATTGATCATATGAAAGAATTTATGAAACAAAATAATGTTAAACCAGATGATATTGATTTAGTAATCCCTCATCAAGCTAATTTAAGATTATTAGAAAAAATATCTGAAGGGTTAAATATTCCATTTGAAAAATTTGCAGTAAATGTAGATTATGCAGGAAATACATCTTCTGTTGGAATCCCACTAGCTTTGGATGAAGAATTAAAGAAGGGAAATAAGCCTAAAAAAGCATTATTAACTGGATTTGGTGCAGGATTAGTTTATGGAAGTTTATTATTAGATTTGTCATAA
- a CDS encoding LCP family glycopolymer transferase, which produces MNNNQEDFDKIPSRVEEYNRKKNEHHLRKRICTIFLVLLLIAFYGLGIYGASILNTAKNTLSEAYSPTSNSKKVSKILKQKKPFSILLLGTDTGDLGRTFKGRTDTIIVATVNPKKEKITMTSIPRDTCVQISGTGNSYDKINSAYTYGGVKLAVKTVEKTLDIPINFYMLINMGGLTKIINELGGVTVTSPLTFSYENVSVKKGEKVTLNGSEALSYSRMRDDDPQGDYGRQKRQKQIITAIIKKAMSASSLTKYNDTLKSINGNLKTNLSYDDIMLIESYYADAGNHIKSYVLQGEDATLGGLSYQVVSASEKEKTSNRIRHQLGLKDSTHDFESDSPFASSTDSTSYNNGYNSYDSYGTNSNYNSNRYQGNTNTYNNQYNQNRNTYNNQNTNGYNNGNTTTGNFGY; this is translated from the coding sequence ATGAATAATAACCAAGAAGATTTTGATAAAATTCCTTCTCGTGTAGAAGAATATAACAGAAAGAAAAATGAGCACCATTTACGTAAACGCATATGTACAATTTTTTTAGTTTTACTTTTAATTGCTTTTTATGGACTTGGTATTTATGGGGCTAGTATTTTAAATACTGCTAAGAATACACTTTCAGAAGCTTATTCCCCTACTTCAAACTCAAAAAAAGTTTCAAAAATTTTAAAACAAAAAAAACCTTTCTCAATTTTATTATTGGGAACTGATACAGGAGACTTAGGACGAACTTTTAAAGGACGAACCGATACTATTATCGTAGCAACGGTCAATCCTAAGAAAGAAAAAATTACAATGACAAGTATTCCACGTGATACCTGCGTTCAAATTTCTGGAACTGGCAACTCATATGACAAAATTAACTCAGCATATACATATGGTGGAGTTAAATTAGCAGTTAAAACTGTCGAAAAGACACTTGATATCCCTATTAATTTTTACATGTTAATTAACATGGGCGGACTTACTAAAATCATTAATGAATTAGGTGGCGTAACTGTTACTTCACCGCTAACATTCTCATATGAAAATGTTTCAGTAAAAAAGGGTGAAAAAGTAACATTAAATGGTTCAGAAGCCCTTTCATACTCACGAATGCGTGATGATGACCCACAAGGCGATTATGGACGACAAAAAAGACAAAAACAAATAATTACTGCAATTATAAAAAAAGCAATGTCTGCATCTTCATTAACAAAATATAATGATACATTAAAGAGTATCAATGGAAATCTTAAAACAAATCTTTCATATGATGATATTATGTTAATCGAATCATATTATGCAGATGCTGGAAATCATATTAAATCATATGTTTTACAAGGTGAAGACGCTACTCTTGGTGGACTTTCTTATCAAGTAGTTTCTGCTTCTGAAAAAGAAAAAACATCAAATAGAATTCGCCATCAACTAGGGTTAAAAGATTCCACACATGATTTTGAAAGTGATTCACCTTTTGCTTCAAGTACAGATTCAACGTCTTATAATAATGGATATAACTCATATGATTCATATGGAACAAATTCAAATTATAATTCTAACCGTTATCAAGGAAATACAAATACATATAATAACCAATACAATCAAAATAGAAATACATATAATAATCAAAATACCAATGGTTATAATAATGGTAATACTACTACTGGTAATTTTGGATATTAA
- a CDS encoding C40 family peptidase — MYKRIFFTTLISVLFLCTSKVHAQRFNWIEDFDENIDPKIEIIFEDSDGIDDTFINFNSNAINETGNKVVEIAQNYIGVPYIWGGVSPNGFDCSGFVQYVYNKTGKKLPRVTTEQEKCGHLINIKDACAGDLYFWGKRGHSYHVAIACGNGKFIQAPAPGQNINYSNIFIFKPDFAIRLE, encoded by the coding sequence ATGTATAAAAGAATATTTTTTACAACATTAATATCAGTATTATTTTTATGTACGTCAAAGGTTCATGCTCAAAGGTTTAATTGGATTGAAGACTTTGATGAAAATATAGATCCGAAAATTGAAATAATATTTGAAGATTCTGATGGAATTGATGATACTTTTATTAATTTTAATTCAAATGCAATTAATGAAACTGGTAATAAGGTGGTTGAGATTGCACAAAATTATATTGGAGTACCATATATTTGGGGTGGTGTATCTCCTAATGGATTTGATTGCTCAGGTTTTGTACAGTATGTATACAATAAAACAGGTAAAAAATTACCAAGAGTTACAACTGAACAAGAGAAGTGCGGACATTTAATTAATATTAAAGATGCTTGTGCAGGTGATTTGTATTTTTGGGGAAAGAGAGGTCACAGTTATCATGTTGCAATTGCATGTGGTAATGGAAAATTTATTCAGGCTCCTGCTCCAGGACAAAATATTAATTACAGTAATATTTTTATTTTTAAACCCGATTTTGCAATACGTTTGGAATAA
- a CDS encoding 2,3-bisphosphoglycerate-dependent phosphoglycerate mutase, whose translation MVKLVLLRHGQSIANKKNEYTGWSDVPLTPLGEEQARAAGRLLKSTNIQFSDVHTSILVRVIKTANIVLEEINQLLIPEHKTWRLNERHYGALRGLNKDYTRKIYGKKQVALWRRSYYSIPPKLEQFDDDRRYQNIPHDLLPLSESLEMASNRILPYWNDEIAPRLKQGKNQLVVAHGSSLRALLKYLEKISDEGIDGVEVYNGEPIIYTLDDKTLDVVEKEVLSFND comes from the coding sequence ATGGTTAAGTTAGTATTATTACGTCATGGGCAAAGTATTGCTAATAAAAAAAATGAGTATACAGGTTGGTCAGATGTTCCATTAACTCCATTAGGAGAAGAACAAGCACGTGCTGCAGGAAGATTGCTGAAATCGACAAATATTCAATTTAGTGATGTTCATACTTCCATTTTAGTTCGAGTTATAAAAACGGCTAATATTGTTTTGGAAGAAATTAATCAATTATTGATTCCTGAACATAAAACATGGCGACTAAATGAACGTCATTATGGCGCATTACGTGGATTAAATAAAGATTATACAAGAAAAATTTATGGGAAAAAACAAGTTGCTTTATGGCGACGTTCATATTATTCTATTCCACCTAAATTAGAACAATTTGATGATGACCGTCGTTATCAAAATATTCCACATGATTTATTACCTTTGTCTGAGAGTCTAGAGATGGCTTCAAATAGAATTTTGCCTTACTGGAATGATGAGATTGCTCCAAGACTAAAACAAGGAAAAAATCAGTTAGTTGTTGCTCATGGAAGCTCACTACGTGCTTTATTAAAATATTTAGAAAAAATAAGTGATGAAGGTATTGATGGAGTGGAAGTATATAACGGTGAACCCATTATCTATACTTTAGATGACAAGACATTAGATGTAGTTGAAAAAGAAGTTTTATCATTCAACGATTAA
- a CDS encoding tyrosine-type recombinase/integrase: protein MVQFKKYKTKKGETRYQFQMYLGKDPRTGKDKVTRRRGFKTKSEAQITYSRLKVEFLDKGEIKSKEKITFQELFNEWWEIYITTVRKSTTIRTYGYFKNKILPNLKDYYIDKITTKDCQELIIKWYKSGYKSYNSAFKYLKKILEYARKQRYIDRNPCEDVIKPKPQENLHPRRKYWTKKELEQFLNAIDKQKEFQQYTYFRLLAFTGIRKSESFALYWSDVDFKNGILNISKTLSQGDRGKMIEQLPKTKAGIRKIPLDKKTLETLSEWKKKQVSYFQFLNNNYCKIKPDNQQLIFANTRNHYLINYTPKEWMDQILKRIDIPRITIHGLRHTHASLLYASGVDIKEAQLRLGHSDLNTTMQIYTHIDEQQEKKAVNKLVRYADF, encoded by the coding sequence ATGGTACAATTTAAAAAATATAAAACTAAAAAAGGTGAAACACGTTATCAATTTCAAATGTATTTAGGAAAGGATCCACGTACTGGTAAAGATAAAGTTACTCGTAGGCGTGGATTTAAAACGAAAAGTGAAGCTCAAATCACTTATTCAAGATTGAAAGTTGAATTTCTTGATAAAGGTGAAATTAAATCAAAAGAAAAAATCACTTTTCAAGAACTATTTAATGAATGGTGGGAAATTTATATTACTACTGTTCGTAAGTCAACGACAATTAGAACTTACGGATATTTTAAAAATAAAATACTACCTAATCTTAAAGATTATTACATTGATAAAATAACTACCAAAGATTGCCAAGAGTTAATAATCAAATGGTATAAATCTGGCTATAAGTCATATAATAGTGCTTTTAAGTATTTAAAGAAAATCCTTGAATATGCACGGAAACAACGTTATATAGACCGTAATCCATGCGAAGATGTTATTAAACCTAAGCCACAAGAAAACTTACATCCAAGAAGAAAATATTGGACTAAAAAAGAACTAGAGCAATTCTTAAATGCTATTGATAAACAAAAAGAATTCCAACAATACACGTATTTTAGATTATTAGCATTTACTGGAATTCGTAAAAGTGAAAGTTTTGCTCTCTATTGGTCTGATGTTGATTTTAAGAATGGAATATTGAATATTTCAAAAACTCTTTCTCAAGGAGATCGTGGCAAGATGATTGAACAGTTACCAAAAACAAAAGCTGGTATTCGTAAGATACCATTAGACAAAAAGACACTTGAAACTTTATCTGAATGGAAAAAGAAACAAGTGTCCTACTTTCAATTTTTAAATAATAATTATTGTAAGATTAAGCCTGATAACCAGCAACTAATTTTTGCTAATACTCGTAATCATTACTTGATTAATTATACCCCTAAAGAATGGATGGACCAGATTTTAAAACGAATTGATATTCCTAGGATAACCATACACGGATTAAGACACACTCACGCTAGTTTATTATATGCAAGTGGTGTTGATATAAAAGAAGCACAGTTACGCCTAGGACATTCAGATTTAAATACTACAATGCAAATTTATACACATATTGATGAGCAACAAGAGAAGAAGGCTGTAAATAAATTAGTTAGGTATGCAGATTTTTAA
- a CDS encoding helix-turn-helix domain-containing protein encodes MSETLGNRIALQRKKLGLSQKEITKKFNAYLENKTDLSPITQATFSRWETDASKPRASYLKNLANFFNVSVIYLANGEAPFTDIFDFINNVPNSSLSNLQTTEKQLQQKIKEIESARDNLIKQLNIIREQQMTSISQEQQNLIKIIKNDKLNLVDLLLLNSLANTFINLFKENDEIYTTLQTFLRVLLGYIMHEDNRNESDVKESFQKLLDLLNKEEK; translated from the coding sequence ATGAGTGAGACTTTAGGCAATAGAATTGCATTACAAAGAAAAAAGTTAGGATTATCTCAAAAAGAAATAACAAAAAAATTTAATGCTTATTTAGAAAATAAAACTGATTTATCACCTATAACACAGGCAACTTTTTCAAGGTGGGAAACTGATGCATCTAAACCAAGAGCTTCATATTTAAAAAATTTAGCAAATTTTTTTAATGTATCAGTGATTTATTTAGCAAATGGTGAAGCTCCCTTTACTGATATATTTGATTTTATTAATAACGTTCCAAATTCATCATTATCAAACTTACAAACTACAGAAAAACAACTACAACAAAAAATAAAAGAAATTGAATCTGCTAGAGATAATTTAATTAAACAATTAAATATAATTCGAGAACAACAAATGACTTCAATTTCTCAAGAACAGCAAAATTTAATAAAAATAATAAAAAATGATAAATTGAATTTAGTAGACTTGTTATTACTAAATTCCTTAGCTAATACTTTTATAAATTTATTCAAAGAAAATGATGAAATTTATACTACGTTACAAACATTTTTGAGAGTGCTTTTAGGTTATATAATGCATGAAGATAATAGAAATGAAAGTGATGTAAAAGAATCATTTCAAAAATTATTAGATTTATTAAATAAAGAAGAAAAATAA
- a CDS encoding helix-turn-helix domain-containing protein: MTSNNKWLTYKQAMDYLQIRSYTTLYKFIADGLKVSEIGKVKRISTEALDEFMNEHTI; this comes from the coding sequence ATGACAAGCAATAATAAATGGCTTACATATAAGCAAGCAATGGATTATTTACAAATCAGAAGTTATACAACCTTATACAAATTTATTGCTGATGGCTTGAAAGTATCTGAAATTGGTAAAGTAAAGCGTATTTCAACAGAAGCGCTTGATGAATTTATGAATGAACATACGATTTAA
- a CDS encoding bifunctional DNA primase/polymerase, whose translation MQSLINSAVAYFKTGMNVIPINPQNKRPMIKFTTEPLNTESKVKDYWIKYPYANIALQTKNFFVIDVDRHEGGKNGVSSIKSLHHDEWFKGTLVQKTPHNGYQYFFLKPDCFKISQHINFLDGVDIKAHPNNYVVVAPSKIKGKAYEWLNHNPIIKPCSELVSFIKEKTNKESETNDFNFDVKYRKNAKTAFSKYAPMFLHGLGVKGTRNDNLHKLVSYMVGYGQVKPTDAYKLAQLANNATDEKLNEKEFDATFRSCLKKEGLL comes from the coding sequence ATGCAATCATTAATAAATTCTGCAGTAGCATACTTTAAAACTGGTATGAATGTTATTCCTATTAATCCGCAAAATAAGCGACCTATGATTAAATTTACAACTGAACCATTAAATACAGAAAGCAAAGTTAAAGATTATTGGATTAAATATCCATACGCTAATATTGCTTTACAAACTAAAAACTTTTTTGTGATAGATGTTGATAGACATGAAGGAGGAAAGAATGGTGTAAGTAGTATAAAATCTTTGCACCATGATGAATGGTTTAAAGGAACATTAGTTCAGAAAACACCACACAACGGTTATCAATATTTTTTCTTAAAACCTGATTGTTTTAAGATTTCACAGCATATTAATTTTTTAGATGGAGTAGATATTAAAGCACACCCTAATAATTACGTAGTGGTTGCTCCTAGCAAAATAAAAGGCAAAGCGTATGAATGGCTAAATCATAATCCAATCATTAAACCTTGTTCTGAATTAGTTAGTTTCATTAAAGAAAAAACGAATAAAGAAAGTGAAACGAATGATTTTAATTTTGATGTTAAGTATAGAAAAAATGCTAAGACAGCATTTAGCAAATACGCACCAATGTTTTTACATGGTTTAGGAGTTAAAGGAACGCGAAATGATAATTTGCATAAATTAGTGTCTTATATGGTTGGATATGGACAAGTTAAACCAACTGACGCATATAAACTTGCTCAGTTAGCGAATAATGCAACAGATGAAAAATTAAATGAAAAAGAATTTGACGCAACATTTAGAAGTTGTTTAAAGAAAGAAGGGTTATTGTGA
- a CDS encoding virulence-associated E family protein yields the protein MIKLKELKEAEKKQKEKNKRSVISWIKTERGNIKASSPTNVALFIENQPIFDGLFKFNKFTGTVELTKSIYKDKLNIDRNENEGSLYDEVNAEIRMYAERVMNITFTKDATDDGIQKVARDHSYSPILDYMNEAYKEWDKKSRLQHVFHDFLGVEENEVTDLITRLFFVGGVAKAYDPKTKFDFVLDLVGSQGTGKTEFLKRLTPLEYYTDQFTSFSDKDDIATMARNFIVNDDEMVATNKCSFDELKKFVSSTELSFRPPYGHSNVYRSKGFIMARTTNNLYYLKDKTGDRRFLPVRCHHNHKNIFTEFTDEYVKQLWGEAVNLYKSKTVDISAHSKEENELLNKQRRQFKYTDFFDDAVSDVVENYLADKNFISNEELYKKTTGKAFYDSRDKKVTNKISDVMVNVYDWRKSRKTINGKQVRGFTRQ from the coding sequence GTGATTAAATTAAAAGAGCTCAAGGAGGCGGAGAAAAAACAAAAAGAAAAAAATAAAAGAAGTGTAATTAGTTGGATTAAAACAGAAAGAGGTAATATTAAAGCTTCCTCACCGACAAATGTAGCGCTTTTTATTGAAAATCAACCTATCTTTGATGGATTATTTAAATTTAATAAATTTACTGGAACAGTTGAATTAACTAAATCAATCTATAAGGATAAATTAAATATTGATAGAAACGAAAACGAAGGATCACTATATGATGAAGTTAATGCTGAAATTAGAATGTATGCTGAAAGAGTAATGAATATTACTTTTACAAAGGACGCCACAGATGATGGAATACAAAAAGTTGCAAGAGATCATTCATACAGTCCAATTTTGGATTATATGAATGAGGCATATAAAGAATGGGACAAGAAATCAAGATTACAACATGTATTTCATGATTTTTTAGGAGTTGAAGAAAATGAAGTAACAGATTTAATAACAAGATTATTTTTTGTTGGTGGAGTGGCAAAAGCATATGATCCGAAAACTAAATTTGATTTTGTTTTAGATTTGGTAGGTAGTCAAGGAACAGGAAAAACTGAATTTTTAAAAAGATTAACGCCTTTAGAATATTATACAGATCAATTTACAAGTTTTAGTGATAAAGATGATATTGCCACAATGGCAAGAAATTTTATTGTGAATGATGATGAAATGGTTGCTACAAATAAGTGTAGTTTTGATGAATTAAAGAAATTTGTTTCATCAACTGAACTTAGTTTTAGACCACCTTATGGACATAGTAACGTTTATAGAAGTAAAGGTTTTATTATGGCACGTACAACCAATAATCTTTATTATTTAAAAGATAAAACAGGAGATCGTAGATTTTTACCAGTTCGTTGCCATCACAACCATAAAAATATATTTACTGAATTTACTGACGAATATGTTAAACAGCTTTGGGGCGAAGCCGTTAATTTATATAAATCTAAGACGGTTGATATATCAGCACATAGTAAAGAAGAAAATGAGTTACTTAATAAACAAAGGAGACAGTTTAAGTATACTGATTTTTTTGATGACGCAGTATCTGATGTTGTTGAAAATTATTTAGCAGATAAAAATTTTATTTCGAATGAAGAGCTATATAAGAAGACAACAGGAAAAGCTTTTTATGATTCTAGAGATAAAAAAGTAACTAATAAAATTAGTGATGTTATGGTAAATGTTTATGATTGGAGAAAATCAAGAAAAACTATAAATGGTAAACAAGTTCGTGGATTTACTAGACAGTAA
- a CDS encoding sporulation protein Cse60: protein MIQVKEFRGRDLVENINLFLSANPRYKLIDIKYNQGFYGTLEDISSSSQALVIYEVSGNESN, encoded by the coding sequence ATGATACAAGTAAAAGAATTTAGGGGTAGAGATTTAGTAGAAAATATTAATTTGTTTTTAAGTGCTAATCCACGTTATAAATTGATTGATATTAAATATAATCAAGGATTTTATGGAACGTTAGAAGATATTAGTTCATCATCTCAAGCATTGGTTATTTATGAGGTAAGCGGCAATGAAAGTAATTAG
- a CDS encoding head-tail adaptor protein — protein sequence MKQYQLSRLKHTAEFGIYDYQEGANGITVEVFKTLFTKRFGYVTQSINSQLSNTGLSQTYQIAIFVKHDKRLKDTLIVKIDEEEYKIATLNIDDSLNGYDTLTLKKKTGIG from the coding sequence ATGAAACAGTATCAACTATCAAGATTAAAGCATACAGCAGAATTTGGAATATATGACTATCAAGAAGGAGCAAATGGTATAACAGTAGAAGTTTTTAAAACATTATTTACTAAGCGTTTTGGCTATGTAACTCAAAGTATTAATAGTCAATTATCAAATACAGGATTAAGTCAGACTTATCAAATTGCTATCTTTGTAAAGCATGATAAAAGATTGAAAGATACTTTAATAGTTAAGATTGATGAAGAAGAATATAAGATTGCTACCTTGAACATTGATGATAGTTTGAATGGTTATGATACATTGACATTGAAAAAGAAAACAGGGATAGGATGA
- a CDS encoding HNH endonuclease signature motif containing protein → MKPVKQCEHAGCTVLVPYDVKYCEAHKKQAEKERYSYRMKREGKYQRFYKTTAWRKLSHSYMIANPLCEWCLEDGIMRKADIVDHIEPIRENWSKRLDRNNLRSLCNSCHWKRHHKK, encoded by the coding sequence ATGAAACCAGTTAAACAATGCGAACATGCAGGTTGTACAGTATTAGTTCCTTATGATGTTAAGTATTGTGAAGCACATAAGAAACAAGCAGAGAAAGAACGATACAGTTATCGTATGAAGCGTGAAGGCAAATATCAACGTTTCTATAAAACAACAGCATGGAGAAAATTATCACACAGTTACATGATTGCTAATCCATTATGCGAATGGTGTTTGGAAGATGGTATTATGCGAAAAGCTGACATTGTAGACCACATTGAACCAATCAGAGAAAATTGGAGCAAGCGATTAGACAGAAATAACTTACGAAGTCTTTGCAATTCTTGCCACTGGAAAAGACATCATAAAAAATAA
- a CDS encoding phage terminase small subunit P27 family, producing MSRNVKALGDMTKHLTNEEKAQRKEMEETLNQYSKLDIMPPDWLTDYALEEWNRVTPILLKETPVSELDKGLLVAYCETYSLIKTCTLAIKKEGTVVGGKENRNLRLREKAVKDLRSLSNDLGLSISSRAKLALNKAQEIEKDEIGDLLE from the coding sequence ATGAGTAGAAATGTAAAAGCATTAGGAGATATGACAAAACATTTAACCAATGAAGAAAAGGCGCAACGCAAAGAAATGGAAGAAACATTAAACCAATATTCTAAATTGGATATTATGCCACCTGATTGGTTAACTGATTATGCTCTTGAAGAATGGAATAGAGTAACACCAATTTTATTAAAAGAGACGCCTGTTAGTGAATTAGATAAAGGATTATTAGTTGCATATTGTGAAACATACTCTTTAATTAAAACATGTACCTTAGCAATAAAAAAAGAGGGTACAGTGGTTGGTGGTAAGGAAAATAGAAATTTACGTTTACGAGAAAAAGCAGTTAAGGATTTAAGATCTTTAAGTAATGATTTAGGATTGTCAATTTCATCAAGAGCAAAGTTAGCTTTAAATAAAGCACAGGAAATTGAAAAAGATGAGATTGGTGATTTACTTGAATAA